One part of the Arachidicoccus terrestris genome encodes these proteins:
- a CDS encoding RagB/SusD family nutrient uptake outer membrane protein: MSIKYNYPAILVAIIVVSLSACQKSYLDVVPDNVATLDNAFTMRSEAEKYLATCYSFLGQDGDPQQNVAYLAGDEFWLQYPPRAINANNWQIARGNQNVVNPYVGIWGTEYQAIRICNTFLEKIQDPGTVRDLSIDERTRWIGEVMFLKAYYHFMLFRQYGPIAIVDKNLPINAPLEQTKVKRQPVDSVVNYIANLMDSAATRLPFSVINPATDYGHITRPIALSMRAKVLVYGASPLFNGNTDYANFKNKDGQQLVNTVFSIDKWKKAARAGKEAIEACEEAGISLYRFINTTGYPLSDETMTQMSIRNAVCEKWNQEWIWGNANASTWQLQYSSMAHIDPNNSGNSSIYGVLGPTMAVVRQFYTKNGVPITEDKTLDYSNIASLRTGTHEERFNIIEGYQTARINFDREPRYYADLGFDGGVWYMQNSPSHTDENTWNLQERLGQFGAGVGATVTTYYPKKLVNWKFTFNGDNSSHIEDYPFPKMRLADLYLLYAEAENEAEGPSGEVYKYLNLIRDRAGLPTVEDSWDTYSNNPTEYKNKEGLRTIIRSERNIEMAFEGSRFWDLRRWKMAAQVLNNNIMGWDASGTAEHPELFYKLTTYFSMHFVAPRDYLWPLSEGDLKVNENLVQNPGWGK; encoded by the coding sequence ATGAGTATAAAGTATAATTATCCGGCAATCTTAGTAGCTATCATAGTGGTGAGCCTGTCAGCTTGTCAAAAGAGTTATCTGGATGTGGTTCCCGATAATGTTGCGACACTTGATAATGCCTTTACGATGCGCTCGGAGGCGGAAAAGTATCTGGCGACCTGTTATTCCTTTTTAGGGCAGGACGGGGACCCGCAACAAAATGTTGCCTACCTGGCCGGTGACGAGTTTTGGTTACAGTATCCGCCCAGGGCGATCAACGCCAATAACTGGCAGATCGCACGCGGCAATCAGAATGTCGTTAATCCTTATGTGGGTATATGGGGGACGGAGTATCAGGCGATACGCATTTGCAATACGTTTTTGGAAAAAATACAGGATCCCGGAACGGTACGCGACCTTAGTATTGATGAGCGGACAAGATGGATCGGAGAAGTGATGTTTTTGAAAGCTTATTATCACTTTATGCTGTTCCGTCAATACGGCCCCATCGCTATTGTCGATAAGAACCTGCCTATTAATGCGCCGCTGGAACAAACGAAAGTAAAAAGGCAACCGGTTGATTCTGTTGTCAATTATATTGCGAATCTGATGGATTCAGCTGCTACGCGGCTCCCCTTCTCTGTGATCAATCCGGCAACGGATTACGGTCATATTACCAGGCCGATCGCATTAAGTATGCGGGCGAAGGTGTTGGTGTATGGAGCCAGTCCGTTATTTAACGGTAACACGGATTACGCTAACTTTAAAAATAAAGATGGTCAACAGCTGGTCAATACTGTTTTCAGCATCGATAAATGGAAGAAAGCCGCACGGGCAGGCAAAGAAGCGATAGAAGCATGCGAAGAAGCAGGCATATCCCTGTACCGTTTTATCAACACAACCGGCTACCCTCTGTCTGATGAGACGATGACACAAATGAGTATCCGTAATGCGGTCTGTGAAAAATGGAATCAGGAATGGATCTGGGGGAATGCGAATGCTTCCACCTGGCAGCTGCAGTATTCCTCCATGGCGCACATTGATCCCAACAATTCCGGTAACTCAAGCATCTACGGTGTACTCGGTCCCACCATGGCAGTGGTGCGGCAATTTTATACCAAGAACGGTGTCCCTATTACTGAGGATAAAACCCTGGACTATTCTAATATCGCTTCGCTGCGTACCGGCACCCATGAGGAAAGATTTAATATTATTGAAGGATATCAGACGGCCAGGATTAATTTTGACAGAGAGCCAAGATATTATGCAGATCTGGGCTTTGATGGCGGGGTGTGGTATATGCAAAACAGTCCGAGCCACACGGATGAAAACACCTGGAACCTGCAGGAAAGGCTGGGGCAGTTCGGAGCGGGGGTAGGGGCCACCGTCACGACCTATTATCCCAAAAAGCTCGTCAACTGGAAGTTTACATTTAACGGAGATAATAGTAGCCATATTGAGGACTATCCCTTTCCGAAAATGAGACTGGCAGATTTATATCTGTTATATGCCGAGGCTGAAAACGAAGCTGAAGGACCGTCCGGCGAAGTCTATAAATACCTCAATCTCATCAGGGATAGAGCGGGCCTGCCTACCGTTGAGGATAGCTGGGATACTTATTCCAACAATCCGACCGAATATAAAAACAAAGAGGGGTTACGTACGATCATCAGATCTGAAAGGAATATTGAAATGGCATTTGAGGGCAGCCGTTTCTGGGATTTAAGGCGGTGGAAAATGGCGGCACAGGTACTCAATAATAATATCATGGGATGGGACGCTTCCGGGACAGCAGAACACCCCGAACTGTTTTATAAGCTGACTACCTATTTCTCGATGCACTTTGTAGCGCCCAGAGATTATCTGTGGCCACTTTCCGAAGGAGATCTGAAAGTGAATGAGAATCTGGTACAGAATCCCGGATGGGGAAAATAA